One region of Wyeomyia smithii strain HCP4-BCI-WySm-NY-G18 chromosome 3, ASM2978416v1, whole genome shotgun sequence genomic DNA includes:
- the LOC129728644 gene encoding uncharacterized protein LOC129728644 has protein sequence MSQLFDPLGLLGPVVVSAKMFIQSLWAAHMSWDSELAKEAAVWWKKYRADIKELIPLQVPRRVLWNKDTGRQYSVHCFCDASQKGFGCCVYIVSLDEYGQLHSHLLTSKSRVAPLRGQSIPRLELRAALLGSQLVHCLRTNTNITGPVTFWTDSTIALHWIKSRSNSWKVFVSNRVAEIQRLTKDAQWMHVPTDLNPADYISRGLLASQVIYDKLWWHGPEYLTFPVEQWPKCPISMPNKTELVEEMRVLISLHLLQDNGTIFSAFSELAKLTRFVAYCFRFRNNCKLPKDQRVLSPLSPQEVDCVLES, from the coding sequence ATGTCCCAACTATTCGACCCGCTTGGACTCCTAGGACCTGTGGTGGTCAGTGCTAAAATGTTCATCCAATCTCTCTGGGCAGCACATATGTCGTGGGACTCTGAGCTTGCGAAAGAAGCAGCCGTATGGTGGAAGAAGTATCGTGCAGACATTAAGGAGCTCATCCCGCTGCAGGTTCCAAGAAGGGTCCTGTGGAACAAGGATACAGGACGCCAGTACTCAGTACACTGCTTCTGCGATGCCTCGCAGAAGGGATTCGGATGCTGCGTGTACATCGTATCTTTGGATGAGTATGGCCAGCTTCATTCACACCTGCTCACGTCGAAATCTCGCGTCGCACCTCTTCGTGGACAGTCAATTCCACGCTTGGAGCTCCGCGCAGCCCTTCTCGGGAGTCAACTGGTCCACTGCTTACGAACTAACACCAACATCACTGGACCAGTCACATTTTGGACCGACTCTACTATCGCACTTCACTGGATCAAATCCAGATCGAATTCCTGGAAAGTCTTCGTATCGAATCGGGTCGCAGAAATCCAACGCTTAACGAAGGATGCGCAGTGGATGCACGTACCAACCGATCTAAATCCTGCCGACTATATCTCCCGAGGATTACTTGCAAGCCAGGTCATCTACGACAAGCTGTGGTGGCATGGGCCAGAGTATCTCACATTCCCCGTCGAGCAATGGCCAAAGTGTCCGATTTCGATGCCGAATAAAACGGAATTGGTGGAGGAGATGCGTGTGCTTATTTCCCTACATCTACTACAAGACAACGGAACCATCTTTAGTGCATTCTCGGAGTTAGCCAAGCTAACGCGCTTCGTCGCGTACTGCTTTCGGTTTCGGAACAACTGCAAGCTTCCGAAAGATCAACGCGTGTTGTCCCCGCTGTCGCCTCAAGAAGTGGACTGTGTGCTGGAATCATGA
- the LOC129728643 gene encoding uncharacterized protein LOC129728643 gives MHYLRVALSGEAARVISSLKISANNYLVAWNLLKECFENTNLLVKRHVSALLTIPSLKKESAQGLADLADEFDRHVQLLDKLEDSENHWNVFLVERLSQCLDSVTLREWETLISAGDEYPNYRELLEFIHRRSRIVQTLKLSQSANTQFEIKHPKPRSVVAHVASDNVTQCVSCKHAHFLFQCDQFRSLSPQQRFEVVKKHGLCINCLKGTHQAKNCSRGSCKSCSKKHHSLLHLPPLSSASGSLPVATVKQPTVYQPAAASTSQSCQMSHFVPNLLGGSSSQELAAASPSINSSVRSIAVVARVFLGSGSQPSIISEALCQKLRLTRTKLNSPVSGIGQSIVNVRYAVTVSLASRFENFMTQPDCLVLPKLTVSLPSYHIDISRWRIPRNLPLADPQFNISQGVDMIIEAGLFFELLENQQLSLAAGYPTLQKTVLGYIVCGKIEQPTTEVTGTQSCHFCVEDTLDTMLQRFWEIKNFDDGKALTPDEQFCEEHFQSTVTRDETGRYVVRLPLKEAKGEMLGDS, from the exons ATGCATTACTTGCGAGTAGCGCTTTCTGGCGAAGCGGCTCGTGTTATTTCCTCGCTCAAGATTTCCGCCAACAATTACCTTGTTGCATGGAATTTGTTGAAGGAATGTTTTGAAAACACGAACCTGCTGGTAAAACGGCATGTTTCTGCCCTACTTACAATTCCTTCGCTGAAAAAAGAGTCTGCACAGGGACTTGCAGATCTCGCCGACGAATTCGATCGTCATGTACAGCTGTTGGATAAACTCGAAGATTCTGAAAACCACTGGAACGTCTTTCTAGTAGAGCGATTGAGTCAATGTCTTGATAGCGTTACACTCCGTGAGTGGGAGACACTTATTTCCGCAGGCGATGAATACCCGAATTACCGAGAATTACTCGAGTTTATCCACAGAAGATCGCGAATCGTACAAACTTTAAAGCTCTCCCAATCGGCAAACACCCAGTTCGAGATCAAGCATCCCAAACCCCGATCAGTTGTTGCCCATGTCGCTTCCGACAACGTTACCCAGTGCGTCAGCTGTAAGCACGCTCACTTCCTGTTCCAGTGTGACCAGTTCCGTTCACTCTCTCCACAACAACGGTTCGAAGTCGTGAAGAAGCACGGGCTGTGCATTAACTGTCTCAAGGGAACACATCAAGCGAAAAACTGCTCCAGAGGTTCCTGCAAAAGCTGCTCTAAGAAGCACCACTCATTGTTACACCTGCCACCTCTCTCGTCGGCTTCCGGTTCACTACCAGTGGCAACAGTCAAGCAGCCCACAGTGTACCAACCCGCTGCAGCATCCACTTCACAGTCGTGCCAAATGTCGCATTTCGTTCCAAACCTCCTCGGAGGCTCTTCGTCGCAGGAGCTCGCGGCTGCCTCACCATCTATCAATTCGTCGGTTCGATCGATCGCAGTCGTCGCGCG AGTCTTCCTGGGTAGCGGTTCACAGCCAAGTATCATCTCCGAAGCGCTATGCCAAAAGCTTCGTTTGACACGAACGAAACTGAATTCGCCAGTCAGTGGGATCGGACAATCGATAGTTAACGTTCGCTATGCTGTAACCGTCTCGCTCGCCTCtcgtttcgaaaatttcatgACCCAACCGGACTGCTTAGTACTGCCGAAACTTACCGTCTCGCTGCCTAGTTACCACATTGACATCTCTCGCTGGCGGATCCCTAGAAATCTTCCACTGGCTGATCCGCAATTTAACATAAGCCAAGGTGTGGACATGATAATTGAAGCTGGTCTATTTTTCGAGCTTCTCGAAAACCAGCAACTCTCTCTTGCCGCTGGCTATCCCACGTTGCAGAAAACGGTTCTAGGCTATATCGTCTGTGGAAAGATAGAGCAGCCGACCACAGAAGTCACTGGCACACAGTCTTGCCACTTTTGCGTAGAAGATACGCTTGATACCATGCTTCAACGTTTCTGGGAAATCAAGAATTTCGATGACGGTAAAGCTCTCACTCCAGACGAACAATTCTGCGAAGAACACTTTCAATCGACTGTTACTCGTGACGAAACGGGCCGCTATGTTGTTCGTCTGCCACTCAAGGAAGCCAAGGGGGAAATGCTAGGAGATTCATAA